The Magnolia sinica isolate HGM2019 chromosome 9, MsV1, whole genome shotgun sequence sequence CCATTCAAACCAACAGCTAGAATGTGATAGCAGATGTGCCCAAGAACCTGCACAGATTTGATTCTTAATCATGCACAGATCATCAACATAACTCGAAAAGGAAAGAAAGCTGTTGTTGTTTAGAACATACATAGGCATAGTCACAGTCAAACTTCGATGGTAAAGAACCCCAGGCCTGATAGCCAAAGAAGTGGCATATAGCATTGAATTTCTTTCCTTTGTAAGTACCTTCTTTCTGAATAGATCCACTAATATGTCAGTCTACCAGAATATTAAGGATAAAGATAATGAACCTACAGCATTGAAGTTTACCAATCTCTTGTTCATCTCATTCGCTACCAACTGCGCTAGGAGTTTCTCCGTCTCAATCTGAACAAAAAGTGCAAAGCACAAAATCATGGCACCGTGTAACAAGGACTTGAAATAAGCAAGTTAACCATGTCAATAGACTCAGCAtctatgattttctttttcttttttgttccctaataatttcattgttttttcttggttttctAGCTTTGCTATCTCTGTTTTAATGTATTACCAATTCTCCATTAATAAGATGGATAGATAAAGCCTGCATCTGTAATGACGTCATCACCTACTACTCGAGTCTCCTCTCAGAAGAGAAGTGGATGCAGCCGAGCCTAGACAAGCAAATGTTCGATAGGATCTTGGAGGTGGAAGCTGAGGCCCTTAGCATGTCACGCCCCATTGTCGGACGgcctggatagaatacatacctcaagtgggtcccactggacgacttgtaatggagtagtcctatactttagtttgtttgtttagaaaaaaatgaccctgaaatgatggtgaagtgaagggaattgaccgtgaaatgaaacggaatcactggaattgaccgcgaaatacatggaaatgaccgtgaaattctgtggaaatgaccatg is a genomic window containing:
- the LOC131256257 gene encoding pyrophosphate--fructose 6-phosphate 1-phosphotransferase subunit alpha-like: MILCFALFVQIETEKLLAQLVANEMNKRLKEGTYKGKKFNAICHFFGYQAWGSLPSKFDCDYAYVLGHICYHILAVGLNGYMATVTNLKNPVNKWRCGAAPIIQ